In a genomic window of Vibrio marisflavi CECT 7928:
- a CDS encoding PEGA domain-containing protein: MIIRRIPALLLALSPIWLSTPLLAEEVNQVDPVTTIDKKLSTKQAEIDTMASEYDSESGQLQQLKNEQAKLKREGDELGAKRNRAKSALDKQYSRLLEDPDTDLVSFQKKYQQAWAAVKANQNSKLETEQAITENEMKLSQIKQKQARLNTEFSNLEEQRVEARVKRLAAELRESSVLETSYKTTCSTTMTLAECSSQGKHLAKQKAVKSFRSELMDNLTESVIAKQNVKGVQLNIHVQESQIIRAGFEGNNEYFTQMQAQLQAKPEAIAACKLLNVSSRYCLKGDAAKKANDKNKSWANVTVRSDQYNDSVTINGIDYGSTPVELVLPTGRHQVTVSKDGYETYNQTINVKGRDTVWVKLRPSKQT; encoded by the coding sequence ATGATAATACGTCGCATCCCAGCGCTGTTACTTGCGCTAAGCCCTATATGGCTTTCAACACCGTTATTGGCCGAAGAAGTAAACCAAGTCGATCCAGTTACTACAATCGACAAAAAACTCAGCACAAAACAAGCTGAGATAGATACTATGGCATCGGAGTATGATAGCGAGTCAGGGCAGCTTCAACAGCTAAAGAATGAACAAGCGAAACTAAAGCGTGAAGGTGATGAGCTTGGAGCTAAACGGAACCGGGCTAAATCAGCATTAGACAAACAATATAGTCGCCTTCTCGAAGATCCTGATACAGATTTGGTCTCTTTCCAAAAGAAATATCAGCAAGCTTGGGCCGCCGTAAAAGCTAATCAAAACTCGAAACTAGAAACTGAGCAAGCCATTACTGAAAATGAAATGAAGCTTTCTCAGATCAAGCAAAAGCAAGCCCGCCTCAATACTGAATTCTCAAATTTAGAAGAGCAACGCGTTGAAGCCCGAGTGAAAAGACTCGCAGCTGAGCTAAGAGAAAGTTCCGTACTTGAAACTAGCTATAAAACAACCTGTTCTACGACCATGACCTTGGCTGAATGTTCTAGCCAAGGTAAGCATCTTGCCAAACAAAAAGCCGTTAAATCTTTCCGCTCAGAGCTGATGGATAACCTAACAGAGTCAGTAATCGCCAAGCAAAACGTGAAAGGAGTGCAGCTCAATATTCACGTTCAAGAAAGCCAAATTATTCGTGCTGGATTTGAAGGTAACAACGAATATTTCACTCAGATGCAAGCGCAGCTGCAAGCAAAACCAGAAGCAATCGCTGCCTGTAAGCTACTCAACGTATCTAGCCGTTACTGCTTAAAAGGTGACGCTGCGAAAAAAGCTAACGATAAGAATAAAAGCTGGGCCAATGTGACTGTTCGTTCTGATCAATACAACGACTCAGTGACGATAAACGGCATAGATTATGGAAGTACGCCAGTGGAGTTAGTTTTACCAACTGGACGTCACCAAGTGACTGTATCAAAAGATGGCTATGAGACGTACAACCAAACCATCAACGTAAAAGGTCGAGATACAGTTTGGGTTAAGCTTAGACCAAGCAAACAGACTTAG
- a CDS encoding SUMF1/EgtB/PvdO family nonheme iron enzyme: MRQGLTALFLALIPCWIASSAMAEGTPSSVIAIDDALFSKNTELEKAQDARDKQKQQLDLQQEQLDKLSQEAQEYDSDLAKAKQSLAQDYQRMIDDPDIDISQSQNAYQQAWSSVKQNQKARLEAEQKTQDVKFKFDQAQAGVKGIEDNIASLLEDKKRARVERLKSELGQTKQEKVSFTNLCQSNMTIAQCTAQTQELALQKAVKQFQKNLIDQTSESKLVERNINNVSLNIHVLRHKTLDVGFYDGMRFKTVLQVELDARPSESTSCKLLDLESKYCFAPGTYAEKPGSQQEIAWVSLSIRSNQYNDRVFVDGVSYGSTPVEIMVPVGPHMITVQKDGFRSFNRELKINSDHNLRAVLREKENKLVAGKEFADAINGRTKAPDVVTILSGEYLIGENASKQVNLDHAYAIGATPVTVTQFENFISKTNYQTDAELKNTCTTVEGSEVTPIAKSYWRDPGFKQYPNSPVVCVSRNDASAYARWLSNETGFKYRLPSEDEWEIAALAGSHDNYWWGNKFEPGKANTGWGGTPWSNKSTSPVSAFASNPLGLYDMVGNVWQWTTDNRGLAKGGAWNFSPAMAEAYQRLFIAPSAAANYVGFRVVREIN; this comes from the coding sequence ATGCGACAAGGTTTAACAGCTTTATTCTTAGCGCTTATACCTTGCTGGATAGCATCGTCAGCAATGGCAGAAGGAACGCCCTCCTCAGTTATCGCTATAGATGATGCCCTATTTAGTAAGAATACCGAGCTTGAAAAAGCTCAAGATGCTAGAGATAAACAAAAACAACAATTGGACCTGCAGCAAGAGCAGTTGGATAAACTCTCGCAAGAAGCGCAAGAGTACGATTCTGATCTCGCAAAAGCCAAACAGAGCCTTGCTCAAGATTACCAGAGAATGATCGATGATCCCGACATCGACATTTCCCAATCACAAAATGCCTACCAACAAGCTTGGTCAAGCGTCAAACAAAATCAAAAAGCGCGCCTAGAAGCGGAGCAAAAGACTCAGGATGTAAAATTTAAATTTGACCAAGCACAAGCAGGGGTCAAAGGCATCGAAGACAATATTGCTAGTCTTCTTGAGGACAAGAAAAGAGCACGAGTAGAGCGCCTTAAAAGCGAGTTAGGACAAACTAAGCAAGAAAAAGTGAGCTTCACTAATCTTTGCCAGTCCAATATGACTATCGCACAGTGTACCGCTCAAACCCAAGAACTCGCTCTACAAAAGGCCGTAAAACAGTTCCAAAAAAACCTGATAGATCAAACGTCTGAATCTAAGTTAGTGGAAAGAAACATCAACAATGTTTCTCTCAATATCCATGTACTGCGCCACAAAACGCTTGATGTAGGGTTCTATGACGGTATGCGCTTCAAAACAGTGTTGCAAGTGGAGCTAGATGCTAGGCCATCTGAAAGCACATCGTGTAAGCTACTCGACTTAGAGTCCAAATATTGTTTTGCTCCCGGTACGTATGCAGAGAAACCTGGCAGCCAGCAAGAAATAGCTTGGGTCAGCCTTTCAATTCGCTCCAACCAATACAATGACCGAGTATTTGTCGATGGCGTCTCATATGGCAGTACACCAGTAGAAATCATGGTCCCTGTTGGCCCGCATATGATTACGGTACAAAAAGATGGTTTCCGCTCTTTCAATCGAGAGCTAAAAATCAATTCCGATCACAACTTACGTGCAGTACTGCGCGAAAAAGAAAATAAGCTGGTTGCCGGAAAAGAGTTTGCAGACGCAATCAACGGCAGAACGAAAGCCCCAGATGTCGTTACCATTTTGTCTGGCGAGTACCTAATTGGTGAAAACGCATCAAAACAAGTTAACCTTGATCATGCTTACGCAATCGGAGCAACACCTGTCACCGTCACACAGTTCGAAAACTTCATCAGCAAGACTAACTACCAAACAGATGCCGAGCTGAAAAACACTTGTACTACGGTAGAAGGGTCAGAAGTTACACCAATTGCGAAAAGCTATTGGCGCGATCCGGGCTTTAAACAATATCCGAATTCACCTGTTGTCTGTGTGAGTCGAAATGATGCCTCAGCTTACGCTCGCTGGCTAAGCAATGAAACTGGCTTTAAATACCGCTTACCTTCTGAAGACGAGTGGGAAATAGCGGCCTTGGCAGGTAGTCACGACAATTACTGGTGGGGAAACAAATTTGAGCCCGGAAAGGCGAATACTGGCTGGGGCGGAACACCTTGGTCAAATAAGAGTACCTCGCCTGTAAGCGCTTTCGCTTCAAACCCACTTGGGCTATATGACATGGTCGGCAACGTGTGGCAGTGGACAACTGACAACCGCGGGCTCGCTAAAGGAGGTGCATGGAACTTCTCTCCTGCGATGGCTGAAGCGTATCAACGACTATTTATTGCACCGTCCGCAGCAGCAAACTATGTTGGCTTTAGAGTGGTTCGAGAGATAAACTAA
- the pdxH gene encoding pyridoxamine 5'-phosphate oxidase, whose product MELSDIRREYTKGGLRRKDLNADPIAQFNLWMEQAIAAKMTDPTAMTVATVDASGQPFQRIVLLKDVGPSGFVFYTNLGSRKAQHIEQNSKVSIHFPWHPLERQVHITGTAEKLSALENMKYFASRPKESQIAAIASKQSSRISARGILEGKFLELKKKFEKGEVPVPNFWGGYRIRPESIEFWQGGENRLHDRFLYSKEAEDWQVERLAP is encoded by the coding sequence CACGAAAGGCGGCCTACGTAGAAAAGATTTAAATGCAGATCCAATCGCGCAATTTAACCTGTGGATGGAACAGGCCATTGCTGCAAAAATGACGGATCCAACGGCTATGACAGTGGCTACCGTAGATGCATCAGGTCAGCCTTTTCAGCGGATTGTATTGCTAAAAGATGTTGGTCCTTCAGGCTTTGTATTCTATACCAACTTAGGTAGCCGCAAGGCGCAGCACATTGAGCAAAATAGTAAAGTGAGTATTCACTTTCCTTGGCACCCATTGGAAAGACAAGTCCATATTACTGGGACGGCAGAAAAATTGTCGGCACTAGAGAATATGAAGTACTTCGCATCACGGCCGAAAGAGAGCCAAATTGCCGCGATTGCGAGTAAGCAAAGTAGCCGCATTTCAGCTAGAGGGATATTGGAAGGTAAGTTTTTAGAACTTAAGAAAAAGTTCGAGAAAGGTGAGGTGCCAGTGCCAAACTTCTGGGGCGGTTATCGAATTAGGCCTGAAAGCATTGAGTTTTGGCAGGGAGGTGAAAACCGACTCCATGACCGTTTCTTATATTCAAAAGAAGCTGAAGATTGGCAGGTAGAGCGTTTAGCGCCTTAG